One window from the genome of Cucumis melo cultivar AY chromosome 12, USDA_Cmelo_AY_1.0, whole genome shotgun sequence encodes:
- the LOC103484844 gene encoding protein RGF1 INDUCIBLE TRANSCRIPTION FACTOR 1-like, with product MANLMTMMNMNQCGSKPAWLQALMADTFFGTCLLHENRRKSEKNVFCLHCCLSICPHCLPSHRSHPLLQVRRYVYHDVIRLGDLEKLIDCSHIQPYTINGAKVIFLNYRPQSRPCKAGSSTNACFTCDRILQEPFHFCSLSCKVDHMVYQGEDLYSILHRFDESDFSYSQFEGLRVDGLEGMEEDGQITPNSVVEDSSQQFNKSSSCSSINDSAPTNVSSGTHIFKRKNKGTDFLPAGIVLSLSSRRKGAPQRAPLS from the exons ATGGCGAACTTGATGACCATGATGAACATGAACCAGTGTGGGTCTAAACCTGCATGGCTCCAAGCCCTTATGGCCGACACTTTCTTTGGAACTTGCTTGCTTCATGAGAACCGCCGCAAGTCCGAGAAGAACGTTTTTTGCTTGCATTGTTGTCTTAGTATTTGCCCTCACTGTCTTCCTTCTCACCGTTCTCATCCTCTTCTTCAG GTCAGACGATATGTTTATCATGATGTAATTCGATTGGGGGATCTTGAGAAGCTTATTGACTGTTCTCATATtcag CCGTACACTATAAACGGAGCCAAAGTGATATTCTTGAATTACAGGCCACAATCTAGGCCATGCAAGGCAGGCTCTTCCACCAATGCTTGTTTCACTTGTGATAGAATTCTTCAAGAACCCTTCCATTTCTGCTCTCTCTCCTGCAAG GTGGATCACATGGTGTATCAAGGAGAAGATCTATACAGTATTCTTCACAGGTTCGACGAATCGGATTTCTCGTACTCTCAATTCGAAGGGCTTCGAGTTGATGGACTCGAAGGAATGGAGGAAGATGGTCAAATAACACCAAATTCCGTCGTAGAAGATTCATCGCAACAATTCAACAAATCCTCATCTTGTTCCAGTATAAACGACTCAGCTCCTACTAATGTGTCATCAGGAACTCACATATTCAAGAGAAAAAACAAAGGCACCGATTTTCTTCCCGCCGGCATCGTTCTATCTCTCAGCAGCCGGAGAAAAGGCGCCCCTCAAAGGGCTCCTCTTTCTTAA
- the LOC103484849 gene encoding uncharacterized protein LOC103484849, protein MRLVSRISHLLPNVFANTIRSSTVALNPLNRNGVHRNYAQPSRIEEEEEEVEIDQRRLPADYDPANFDPTEHRSPPTDRVFRLVDEISGLTLVEVAELSSILMKKLGMTEMPVAGYMKPGAVGLAGMVKKVSSATAKEEKKAEKTVYELKLESYEASAKIKIIKEVRSLTDLGLKEAKDLVDKAPSVLKKGLSKEEGEQIIEKMKALGAKVILE, encoded by the coding sequence ATGCGCTTAGTTTCAAGAATAAGTCATCTTCTACCCAATGTGTTTGCAAACACCATTCGCTCTTCTACAGTTGCCCTCAATCCTCTCAACAGAAATGGAGTGCATAGAAATTATGCTCAACCTTCTCGGATagaggaggaagaggaagaggtgGAAATTGATCAGAGAAGGCTTCCAGCTGACTACGATCCTGCTAATTTTGATCCAACAGAGCATCGTAGTCCTCCAACAGATCGTGTTTTTAGGCTAGTAGATGAAATATCTGGACTCACATTAGTTGAAGTTGCTGAATTATCTTCCATTTTGATGAAAAAATTGGGAATGACAGAGATGCCAGTTGCTGGATATATGAAGCCAGGAGCTGTGGGGTTGGCTGGAATGGTGAAGAAGGTGTCATCAGCAACTGCTAAGGAGGAGAAGAAAGCAGAAAAGACTGTTTATGAGTTGAAACTAGAGTCTTACGAAGCGTCTGCAAAGATTAAAATTATCAAGGAGGTAAGAAGTCTCACTGATTTAGGTCTCAAAGAGGCAAAGGATTTAGTGGATAAAGCCCCATCGGTGTTGAAGAAGGGACTATCAAAGGAAGAGGGTGAACAAATAATTGAAAAGATGAAAGCACTTGGTGCAAAAGTGATCTTGGAATGA
- the LOC103484902 gene encoding uncharacterized protein LOC103484902 yields MFRSVVAHSPATPITAISSGEPRARLFLKEANPLPLISLFTRVSLHHCLLRQRCSTLKAMADGETITFSSKLTIPSASGKKLALISLSDKKNLAFLGNGLQELGYTIVSTGGTASTLESSGVHVTKVEEVTCFPEMLDGRVKTLHPSIHGGILARRDQGHHMDALKKHGIGTFDVVVVNLYPFYEKVTSSQGINFEDGIENIDIGGPAMIRAAAKNHKDVLVVVDTEDYPALLEFLKGSEDDQQFRRKLAWKAFQHVASYDSAVSEWLWKQTVGDKFPPSFTVPLSLKSSLRYGENPHQKAAFYVDKSLSEVNAGGIATAVQHHGKEMSYNNYLDADAAWNCVSEFSNPTCVIVKHTNPCGVASRDDILEAYRLAVKADPVSAFGGIVAFNIEVDETLARELREFRSPTDGETRMFYEIVVAPKYTEKGLEILRGKSKTLRILEAGKNEKGKLSLRQVGGGWLAQDSDDLVPQDIKFNVVSGKAPQESELRDAEFAWLCVKHVKSNAIVIAKNNCMLGMGSGQPNRLESLRIALRKAGDEVKGAALASDAFFPFAWNDAVEEACQSGVGIIAEPGGSIRDPDAIDCCNKYGVSLVFTNVRHFRH; encoded by the exons ATGTTTAGGTCTGTTGTTGCTCATTCTCCTGCCACACCTATCACTGCTATTTCGTCTGGAGAACCCCGTGCTCGGCTTTTTCTTAAGGAAGCCAATCCTTTGCCTCTTATT TCTTTATTCACACGTGTCTCTCTCCATCATTGTCTGCTACGGCAGCGGTGCTCTACTCTCAAAGCCATGGCTGATGGTGAAACCATCACTTTTTCTTCAAAGCTCACAATACCATCTGCTTCTG GAAAAAAACTAGCTCTGATATCGTTGTCAGACAAGAAAAATCTTGCATTTCTAGGAAATGGGCTTCAAGAATTGGG CTATACAATTGTTTCAACTGGAGGAACAGCATCTACGTTGGAAAGTTCTGGGGTTCATGTTACTAAGGTGGAGGAGGTTACTTGTTTTCCTGAAATG CTTGATGGCCGTGTAAAAACTTTGCATCCTTCTATACATGGGGGCATTCTTGCTAGAAGAGATCAAGGGCATCATATGGATGCCTTAAAAAAGCATGGAATTG GCACATTTGATGTTGTTGTGGTAAACTTGTATCCTTTCTATGAAAAAGTAACCTCATCTCAAGGAATTAACTTTGAAGATGGAATCGAGAACATTGATATTGGTGGCCCAGCTATGATCAGAGCTGCTGCAAAG AATCACAAAGATGTTTTGGTGGTCGTAGATACTGAAGACTATCCTGCACTGCTTGAATTTTTGAAAGGAAGTGAAGATGATCAACAATTCCGCAGGAAGCTTGCTTGGAAGGCATTTCAACACGTAGCTTCTTATGATTCTGCAGTCTCAGAATGGCTGTGGAAGCAGACTGTTGGAG ATAAATTTCCTCCCAGCTTTACTGTGCCTCTTTCCCTCAAAAGTTCTCTTCGCTATGGGGAAAATCCTCATCAGAAGGCTGCGTTTTATGTTGATAAGAGTCTTTCTGAGGTCAATGCTGGTGGTATTGCTACAGCAGTTCAGCACCATGGAAAG GAGATGTCATATAATAACTACTTAGATGCCGATGCAGCTTGGAATTGTGTATCGGAGTTTAGCAATCCTACCTGTGTAATTGTGAAGCACACTAATCCATGTGGTGTAGCTTCACGTGATGATATTCTGGAAGCATATAGGCTGGCTGTGAAAGCTGATCCCGTGAGTGCATTTGGTGGCATTGTCGCCTTCAACATAGAAGTTGATGAG ACTCTTGCAAGGGAACTTAGGGAGTTCAGAAGCCCAACAGATGGTGAAACGCGGATGTTTTATGAGATTGTTGTTGCACCCAAGTACACAGAGAAAGGGCTTGAGATCTTGCGTGGGAAATCGAAGACATTACGAATTCTCGAGGCAGGCAAAAACGAGAAAGGAAAACTATCACTCAGGCAAGTTGGTGGTGGATGGTTAGCACAGGATTCTGATGACTTGGTTCCACAAGATATAAAATTTAACGTAGTTTCTGGAAAGGCTCCTCAAGAAAGTGAGCTTCGGGATGCAGAGTTTGCATGGCTATGCGTTAAGCATGTTAAGAGTAATGCCATTGTGATAGCAAAG AATAACTGCATGTTGGGTATGGGAAGCGGGCAACCAAATCGTCTTGAGAGTTTGCGGATAGCCTTGAGGAAAGCAGGGGATGAGGTGAAAGGAGCTGCTTTGGCTAGTGATGCATTCTTCCCATTTG CTTGGAATGATGCAGTGGAAGAAGCATGTCAAAGTGGAGTAGGTATTATTGCAGAGCCAGGGGGCAGCATCCGAGATCCCGATGCCATCGACTGCTGCAACAAGTACGGCGTGTCTCTCGTCTTCACCAACGTGAGGCATTTCAGGCATTGA